CAAACCGAGGCAGTGCCCGCGACCACTGCCGCCGCGAGGCCTGCCCATAACCAGGTTCTCCTCCTGCGGAAGCTGCGCATCATCAGCATGGCTCGTGGCTACGTCACGTCCCGGGGTTGCCTAGCAACGCAGGGGCGCACAACGGGAGTATGCCCGACTCATGCCCGCAGCACGGTAACCTTGCGGCCCGAGGGCGACTGGGCCTGCTCGAAGCGCATCCGGGAATCGGCGTCACCTGATTCACGCCGACGGTCGAAGATGACGAGCACGCCCTCATCGAGGCTCAGCTGCTCCAGGTACTCGTCGAGCTGCGCGAGCCCCCTGGGCAGCGGGTCCTTCTCCCCTTCCCGCCACACCTTCAGCTCCATCGCCTGTCGCTGCCAGCGGCGCTGCCCCGCCTCCGTATAGGGCCAGCGCACCAGCAGGTCGATGCGTCCCCTGCCCACGCCGTACTCCCAGTCCACGAAGCCACCGCCGTTGACCACCCGGTGGAGGAACGCCATGAGCACCAACTGAGACGCGACCTCGTGGTACGAGAGTCCGGCGGTCAGCACCTCTCCATGCTCTCGCCAGAACGCGGCGAACTCGCGGAGCAGGCGGCCGAAGTCCAGCCGGCCATCTGGCAGGACGAAGTTCCTGGGCTCGGCCTGCACCTGCAGCTCGGCGTCCCCTGCGAGCACCCGGGCAATCACCTCGTTGTAGATGGGGTTCGCGATTCGCACCGGGTTGTCCGGCGCGAGCAACCCCAGGTCCCGGGCGTACTGCACGTCATCCTGGTAGCTGTCGCCGGAGGTCAGCATGCCGGCCAGCACGGGCTCGAGCACGCGACGGATGCGCGGCTCATGCAGGCGCGCCACCAGCGAGTCGAGGTGGGTGACGCGGGCGTAGATGAGCCGCTCCTTGGCCGACTCCACGTGGTCCGCGGTGATGGGCTCGCTGAGAGGTACCGCCATCTCCTCGGTGATTTCCCGAGCGATCGCATTGACCAGCCAGGGTTGTCCGGCCGTCAGCTCGAAAGCGCGCACCAGGGCCTGCTCGGTGAAGGGCTGTCCGGTCTCCGTGGTGTGCTGCTTGTAGAGTTCTTCGACTTCAGACTGGTCGAAGTCACCCAGCCGCAGTGACTTGAGCTTGATGTTGAAGGGGCTCGCCATGCCGAACCGGTCTGCATCCCCACCACTGGCGGCCTTGCAGTCGCGCACGTCTCGCAAACCACAGAGGATGACGGAGGCAGGGAAAGCACCGGGGCGGCTCGGAAAACCACTGCCCAGCTGGCGCAGGACGCTGATGAGGCTCTGCCCACGCAGGGCGTCTATCTCATCCAGGAAGAGCACCAGCGGGCGCGGGCAGGCGCTCGCCCACGCGGAGAGAGCGGTCCCCAGGAGCAGGCTGTCCGGTACGTCGGGAAAGGGCGGCGGTTGCAGTTCCGTGGGCAGGAAGAGCCCCGCGTTGAGCCGCAGGTTGGCCAGGATGGCCCGCTGCGCCTCGCCGAAGTCGTCGCCCGCCGCCTCGCCCACTTCGCAGGAGGAGTAGAGCGCGGCGTAGCGCCCGGCAGCCGTGAGTTCCTCCGCCAAGGCCCGGGTGGCAGTGGTCTTCCCTGCCCGCTGGAGCGCGTGAACCATGAAGTAGCCCAGTTGGTCCAACGGTTCAGACACCACGGGGAGTCGACGCTCGGCGGCAACCATGTAGTGCCAGTCCGGGCGGCACGGGCCCGCTGTGTTGAAGCGGCGCGGCATGGACACTACCTGTAATCGGCGAGGTAACGGTGTTGCCTGCCTACCCTAAAGGTAGTACCGAGGACACGAAATAGAACCTACCTGCGCCAATTCGGACGCGCTCCATGCTTCTTCTCTTCCGGCACGCTGCGGGAGCGAGTCATGTCCAAAGAGGGTGGCCATCCCGGGGACAACCCGCATGCTGAGTTCCCCATCTCCGAGGCGACTCAGCCAGAAGGTGACGCTCACTACGATGCCAGGTCACGAACCCGCGAAGTGCTCGGCAGCTTCTTCTCGCGCCTTGGCCGCAAGGTGTACCTGGCCTGCGAGCTGCCCGTGGACTACCCGGGTGAGCCCATGTTCGCCCCGGACGTCATCGCCGTAGTGGACGTGGAGCCCCACTCGCGCATGCGTTGGACGGTGAGCGCCGAGGGAAAGGGCGTGGACCTCGCGCTGGAGGTGCATGTCGCGGGCGAGCGGCGCAAGGACCTCGAACGGAATGTGGAGCGCTACGCGCGGCTGGGCATCCGCGAGTACTTCGTCTTCGACCTCGGCCGGCTGCGACTGAACGGCTGGCGGCTTGTCGAGGGACTCCGCGCATATCGTCCCATCCTCCCCCAACGCGGTACCTACCACTCGGACGTGCTCGACTTGGAGTTACAGGTCGGGGAGGAGCAACTTCGCTTCTACAAGGGCGGCGCAGCCCTTCCGAATGCACAGGAAGTGATTGCCAGACTCGAACGGCTGGTCGGGCAACGGGAGGCAAGTTGCGCCGAGCTGCAGCAACAGCTGGTCGAAGAAGCTCGCCTGCGCGCGGAAGAGTCCCAGCGCCGCGAGGACGCCGAGCGGCGTCTGGCCGAGGCCCTCGCCGAGCTGGAGCGCCTGCGCGGCGGCAAGCACTGACGCCTCAGTCCCTGTACCCCCGCGCCTGCAACCGGAACAGGTGCGCGTAGCGCCCGTCCCTCGCCATCAGCGCGTCGTGGCTGCCCAGCTCCTCCACCTGCCCGTTGTGGAGCACCGCAATCTGGTCCGCCATCCGCACCGTGGAGAAGCGGTGCGAAATCACAATCGCAATCCGGTCCGCCGCCAGCGCCTGGAAGCGCTCGAACAGCGCATGCTCCGCCTCCGCGTCGATGCTCGCCGTCGGCTCGTCCAGAATCAGCACCTCCGCGTCGTCCCGCATGAACGCTCGCGCCACCGCCAGCTTCTGCCACTGCCCCGCCGACAGCTCCTGCCCCTTCTCGAACCAGCCCCCCAGCATCGTGTCGTACTGCTTCGGCAGCGTCGCAATCACCTCGCTCGCCCCACCCTCCTCCGCCGCTCGCACAATCCGATTCCGGTCCTCCAGCGCCGGCACGTGCCCCAGGCCGATGTTCTCCGCCACGTTGAACTGGTAGCGCACGAAGTCCTGGAACACCGCCCCGAAGCGGCTCCGCAGGTCCTCCACGTCCATGTCCTTGATGTTGACGCCGCCGTAGAGAATCTCCCCCTCCGTCGGCTCGTACAGGCGCAGCAGCAGCTTCACCAGCGTGCTCTTCCCCGCCCCGTTCTCACCCACCAGCGCCAGCTTCTGCCCCGGCTGCAGCGTCAGATTCACCCCGCGCAGCGCCCACGCCTCCTTCCCCGAGTAACGGAAGGACACGTTGCGCAGCTCAATCGCGTTGCCGGGCCCTCGCGGCGGAGACTTCGCCGGCAGCACCCGCGTCGTCTCCCCTCCCGTGGGGATGTCCAGGTACATGAAGAGGTTGCTCATGAAGAGCGCGTCCTCATACATGGACCCGATGCTCGTCAGGATGCCCTGGAACGCCGCCTGTCCCTGACGGAACACGCCCAGGTACAGCACCATGTCGCCCACCGAAATCGCCCCGCTCGCCGCGCGGCCCGCCACATACAGGTAGCAGGCGTAGAAGGCCGCCAGCGACAGCACCCCCAGCCCCAGCCCCCACGCCAGCCGCTTGAAGGCCAGCGCCCGGTCCTCCGAGAAGAACTTCTGGAAGAGCGAGCGATAGCGCCCCAGCACCAGCGGCCCCAGCCCGAAGAGCTTCACCTCCTTCACGTGGTTGTCCCGCGTGAGGATCCACTCCAGGTAGTTCAGCTTGCGCCCCTCCGGCGCCCGCCACGAGTACAGCCGGAAGCCCTCCGCCGCCAGCCGCGCCTCGGCGATGAAGGCCGGAATCGACGCCGCCACCAGCACCACCACGCTCCACGGCGACAGCGCTATCAACAGCGCGGCGAACGTGGACAACGTGATGGCGTTCCGCACAATCGAGAACGCCTGCATCACCAGCGACAGCGGCCGGCTGTTCGCCTCGCGCCGCGCGTTCTGCATCTTGTCGTAGGTGTCCGAGTCCTCGAAGTGGCGCAGCTCCAGCTCCAGCGCCTTCTTCAAAATCCGCTCGTTGAGCAGGTTGCCCAGGTTGGCCCGCAGCAGCTCGCGCGTCAGCGTCAGCCCACGCTCCACCACCGCCGAGCCCAGCATCAGCCCGAACTCCAGCCCCACCAGGCCGTAGACGCGCGAGCGCGCCTCCAGCGAGCCCTGCGCCGCCGCCACCACCGAGTCCACAATCAGCTTCCCCACCCAGGCGATGCCCGCCGGCAGCACCGCCGCCACCAGCGTCAGCAGCCCCAGCAGCACCGCCAGCCGAGGACTGGCCTGCCAGAAGAGGCGAAAGGTGCCGGGGAGCTGCTTGAACAGGCTACCCGTGCTCTTCAGGCGGGCCCGGAGTGACTGCGGAGGAGCGGAAGCGGACAGGGGTGGGGACACGGGGCGCGTTCATAACGCGGACCGGCTGTCCGTGCTCAGCCGCGAACCGGTGTGCCGCGCCACCAACACGTCGCACCCGGCCCGCGCCAGCACCCGCTCCGTCAGCGGTGTCCGGGCGTTCGCCCCCGACATGGCCAGCGCCAGCACGTCCGAGCCCCGCTCCGCCACCTCCGCCAGGATGCCCTCCCCCACCTCCGCGTCACCGCTGCGCACCCGCACCTCCAGCTCGCGCCCCGTCTCCCGGTAGGGAGCGAGGAACCGTCCGAGCGCCACCCGGGCCGTGTACTCGCGCTCCTGCCGGAGGAGCAGCCAGCGCTCGGTGGGCGCCCCCTTCGCTCGCAGCGCTTCCTCTTCGTCTCGCGTGTCCACCACGTGCAGCACGTCCACCGGCGTCGGCGCGGGGCACATCCGCAGCATCAGCTCCAGGGCCCGCCGCGACTCGCGCGAGAAGTCCACCGCCACCAGGGGCCGCGCGTAGGGCTTCACCGGATGCGGCACCACCACCAGCACCGACGCGCCCAGCCGGCGCACCATGCGCCGCACCATGGAGTCCCCCGCCAGCTCCTGCAGGGGGTACGTCACGTGCGGCCGTCCCAGCACCACCAGCTCCGCCCCCAGCTCGCTCGACACGGCGGACGCCGCCTCCACCGGGTCGCCCTGGCGCAGCGCCTCCTGCACGTCCACGTCCACCCGGTGCCGCAGCCGCCGGCACACCGATGACACCGCCTTGCGCAGGCAGCGCTCGCCGGACACGGTGCCTCCAGGGCCGTCATGCCCGTCCAGCCGCGGGCTGGCGTGCATCACCGCGAAGACGCCTCCCTGACCCAGGGGCAGGCGCAGCGCTCGCGCCAGCGCGAACTCGGAGCGCAAGGAGAAGTCCGTCCCCACGACCACCCGCGAGACGCCGCGCTGGCCGCGAAAGTGCCCCGCCGTCAGCAACGGCAGCGCTCCATTCAAATGCTCGTGCGTCCTCATCATCTCGCGTCCCTCCTTCCAGTTCCCTCATCTCTTTAGTGTGCGCGGACCGACGGGGTGACACCCGTTCCCGCGCCGCGAGGGCCCGAGCGCGCCACTGCTCCGCGAGCAGCCGCCATGCTCCAGGTGAGAAGGGACCCGTGAGCAGAAGCTTCAGCGCCTCGGAGGGACGTGCCACCAGGCCCGCCGAGCCGGCGACACCGCGACCGGGCAACCTCCACGGCCCGCTCCCGGGAACAGGGGCCGAAGAAGCAGGGTGTGCATGGCGCGTCGCGTCCGGCTGGGACGCGGCTGCACGAGTGCCACTTCGCGAAGTCGGGCACGTGCGTCACACGGTGGACGGGCACCCTGAAAAAACTCCTGCGCGGTGGCTCGCGTATCACACCTGGGCGCAGAACGCCGTGCATGGGCCAACGACGGTTGGCGTGCTTGGCACGTCCGAAGGGCAACAGAGCGACTCCGGACGGCCACACGAAGCACGGCCAGCGATTTGCAGAAGAGGTGCGGCGGCGGCGCTCGGGGCAGTGGGCGGCGGGTCGGACGGGAAGCTGAAGAAGGGGGAAGTGCCAATGCGCGGGGTCATCACCGGACGAGAGGTGGTCGCCAACCTGGGGCTCATCTACCGGGAGTTCGGTGCGGGCTGCGTTCTGCGCTGCCTGTGGGTCATGGTCAGCGGGAAGTCCACCACGTTTCTCGAGGTGGCCTGCCCGCCAGTGACGAAGCGGTAGAACGCAACAAGGGCCGCGGGAAGAAGTCACCCGCGGCCCCGCCCTCACTACGATTCAATCATGGAGGCTCGAGGGCCTCACCGTGCCGCCAGGACTGGCGACTGGCGGCCTCACTCAACCCACGCCCAGGCTGGGCGCACATGAGGACGGGCCGCGAGGAAGTTCCCCCGCGGCCCGCCAGGACTGCATCGCTGTCAGGCCGGACTACGGCCCGTTGCCGCGCGGCTTGTCGGGGTCAATCGCATCCTTGATGGCGCGCTTCACGTCCTCGACCTTGCCCTTGAGCTCGCCCTTGGCCGTGTCCTTCTTGCCCTCGGCCTCCAGGTCACGGTCGCCGGTCGCGACGCCCGCGGTCTCCTTGATGCGTCCCTTGGCCTTGTCGGTCCACTCACCCATGACTGGCTCCTTTCGTTCGTGCCGCTGCTGAACAGAAGGTGGGCATGCGGGCGGGGGCGTGCAGTCACCAGGGGCCCGCACGCCCGCCTGCCGGGCGGAGCGCGGCGCCAGGGAGCGCCGCGACGGCCCTCGGCCCGAAGCAAGCCAGCCCCTCGACACGCGCTCCAGAACCAAGCTGACTATTCTCGTTTTGATTGTTTTCCGCCCTCATGAGCAGGCTTCACGGGAAAGCGGAGACGACGCGCCGTGTCGGGCCTCCCGAGCCCTTGGCGCTTCCGCTGTGAGCGAAACCTTCCTGGCGGGTAGTGCATCCGGACATTGACGGGGGGCGGTTCGCACCGCACGCTGGGTCCACTGCCACCCCGGAGACACTGCTTCCCGATGTCGACCCCCTCGCTCCCGTCCCCTGGCGCGCTGCTGCGGCGGCTGTATCTGCTCCGGTCCCTCATCACCACGGTGGCCTTCACCCCCGCGCTCTACGTCGACATGCAGCTGCTCGACCTGAACGGGGACCACGAGCGGAGAATCTTCCTCGGCGTCATCACCCCGCTGGTGCTGGGGCTGTGCGCGGTGGCCCAACCGCTGCTGGTGACGCCCTGGTTGCTGCGGCGCGCGCTGAGCTCGGAAGGGGCGCTCCGGGTGCAGCGGCTGATCCGCATCCCCGCGGCGCTGGCCTTCGGCGAGGCGATGGTGTCGTGGTTCGTGGGCGGCATCCTCTTCAACGGCGGAGTGGCGGTGCTGTTGGACCGGCCGGCGTCGGTGGTCTTCGTGGGCGTGGCGGTGGCGGTCAGCGCGGGCCTCTTCAGCTGCCCGCTGATGTTCATGGCGTTCGAGAAGGTGATGATGCCCACGGTGCTGGACGCGTATGCGCGCGCGCCCACCGCGAAGCCCGCGGGCGAAGGCTTCGCCGCGCGCCAGCTCTGGCTGCTGCCCGCCACCGTCGTCTCCGCGCTGCTCGTCACCTGTCTCACCAGCATCGTCACCCTGCACCTGCGGCTGGAGCGGGGGCTGGGCGCGCTGGCCTCCGACATGAAGTCGCGGGGGGACGTGGTGGCGGCCGAGCGCGTGAAGGCCACCGTGCGCCCGCTCCAGGAGGAGCTGGTGTTGCCGGTGGTGATGTTCGGCGGCTACGCGGCGCTGGGCTCCATCCTCACCGCCGCCTGGGCGGCCCGCCGGCTGGCGAAGGGCGCGCGGGCGGTGGGCACCTCGCTGGAGGCGCTGGTGGACGGCCGCGCCGCGCCGCCGCAGTGGGTGTCCACGGACGAACTGGGCGACCTCGCGGCGAACACCTGGCAGCTCTACCGGCGGCTCCAGGAGCTGCCGCGCTCGCTGCGCTCGTCCGCGGGAGACCTGGCCCAGGCCGGCAACCGGCTGTCCCAGGCCAGCAACCAGCAGAACCAGACGCTGTCGCGCCAGGCCGCGGCGCTGCACCAGGCGCGCGCCACCGCGCAGGAAATCCAGCAGGCCTCCACCGTCACCGCGACCCGCGCCACCAGCATCCTGCGCGTGGCCGAGCGCGCCGCCGCAGTGGGCAAGCTGGGCGAGGAGTCGCTGGCCGGCACCGAGAAGGGGCTCGCCTCCATCCGCGACATCGCCGCCGGGCTGCACGAGCAGATGCAGGACCTGGAGCAGCGCGCCCGCGAGGTGGGCCGCGTGTCCGAGATGGTGAAGGCGCTGGCGGACCAGTCGCACATGCTCGCCATCAACGCGGCGATTGAAGCCACGCGCGCGGGCGAGCACGGCAAGGGCTTTGGCGTGGTGGCGCGGCAGATGAGGGACCTCGCGGACCAGTCCATCCAGGCCACCAACCAGGTGCGCGGCCTGCTGGAGACCATGGCCACCGCCACCCACCAGGCCACGGCGCTGTCGGACCGGGGCGTGGAGGGCGTGGAGACGTCACTGGTGCCGCTGCGCACCAGCGGCGAGCGGCTGCGCGAGCTGGCCGCGCTGTCCCAGGAGTCCGCCACGGCGGTGCGGCAGATTACCGAGGCCGTGTCGCAACAGCACCAGGGCGTGGACCAGCTCTTCGCCGCCGTGCGCGAGCTGGACGAGCTGACGACGGACACGCTGCGCCACCTGGACACCACCCAGCAGGCGGCCACCGCCGTCTCCCAGGCCACCGGCCAGGTGTCGCAGCTGGCCCAGCGCTACGTCTGAGACGCTGTGGAGCCTCAAGTCCGGGGCGCGGCCTCGTCGCCGGGTGACTCCGGAGGCTCCGGCGCGAGCCGCCCGTCCGGCGTCAGCACCGGCGCGCGCAGCAGCACCGCCACCTCGCCCATCAGCGCGGCCAGCCGCCGCAGCCGCTC
Above is a window of Pyxidicoccus trucidator DNA encoding:
- a CDS encoding ATP-binding protein, yielding MPRRFNTAGPCRPDWHYMVAAERRLPVVSEPLDQLGYFMVHALQRAGKTTATRALAEELTAAGRYAALYSSCEVGEAAGDDFGEAQRAILANLRLNAGLFLPTELQPPPFPDVPDSLLLGTALSAWASACPRPLVLFLDEIDALRGQSLISVLRQLGSGFPSRPGAFPASVILCGLRDVRDCKAASGGDADRFGMASPFNIKLKSLRLGDFDQSEVEELYKQHTTETGQPFTEQALVRAFELTAGQPWLVNAIAREITEEMAVPLSEPITADHVESAKERLIYARVTHLDSLVARLHEPRIRRVLEPVLAGMLTSGDSYQDDVQYARDLGLLAPDNPVRIANPIYNEVIARVLAGDAELQVQAEPRNFVLPDGRLDFGRLLREFAAFWREHGEVLTAGLSYHEVASQLVLMAFLHRVVNGGGFVDWEYGVGRGRIDLLVRWPYTEAGQRRWQRQAMELKVWREGEKDPLPRGLAQLDEYLEQLSLDEGVLVIFDRRRESGDADSRMRFEQAQSPSGRKVTVLRA
- a CDS encoding Uma2 family endonuclease: MSKEGGHPGDNPHAEFPISEATQPEGDAHYDARSRTREVLGSFFSRLGRKVYLACELPVDYPGEPMFAPDVIAVVDVEPHSRMRWTVSAEGKGVDLALEVHVAGERRKDLERNVERYARLGIREYFVFDLGRLRLNGWRLVEGLRAYRPILPQRGTYHSDVLDLELQVGEEQLRFYKGGAALPNAQEVIARLERLVGQREASCAELQQQLVEEARLRAEESQRREDAERRLAEALAELERLRGGKH
- a CDS encoding ABC transporter ATP-binding protein, whose protein sequence is MSPPLSASAPPQSLRARLKSTGSLFKQLPGTFRLFWQASPRLAVLLGLLTLVAAVLPAGIAWVGKLIVDSVVAAAQGSLEARSRVYGLVGLEFGLMLGSAVVERGLTLTRELLRANLGNLLNERILKKALELELRHFEDSDTYDKMQNARREANSRPLSLVMQAFSIVRNAITLSTFAALLIALSPWSVVVLVAASIPAFIAEARLAAEGFRLYSWRAPEGRKLNYLEWILTRDNHVKEVKLFGLGPLVLGRYRSLFQKFFSEDRALAFKRLAWGLGLGVLSLAAFYACYLYVAGRAASGAISVGDMVLYLGVFRQGQAAFQGILTSIGSMYEDALFMSNLFMYLDIPTGGETTRVLPAKSPPRGPGNAIELRNVSFRYSGKEAWALRGVNLTLQPGQKLALVGENGAGKSTLVKLLLRLYEPTEGEILYGGVNIKDMDVEDLRSRFGAVFQDFVRYQFNVAENIGLGHVPALEDRNRIVRAAEEGGASEVIATLPKQYDTMLGGWFEKGQELSAGQWQKLAVARAFMRDDAEVLILDEPTASIDAEAEHALFERFQALAADRIAIVISHRFSTVRMADQIAVLHNGQVEELGSHDALMARDGRYAHLFRLQARGYRD
- a CDS encoding universal stress protein, yielding MMRTHEHLNGALPLLTAGHFRGQRGVSRVVVGTDFSLRSEFALARALRLPLGQGGVFAVMHASPRLDGHDGPGGTVSGERCLRKAVSSVCRRLRHRVDVDVQEALRQGDPVEAASAVSSELGAELVVLGRPHVTYPLQELAGDSMVRRMVRRLGASVLVVVPHPVKPYARPLVAVDFSRESRRALELMLRMCPAPTPVDVLHVVDTRDEEEALRAKGAPTERWLLLRQEREYTARVALGRFLAPYRETGRELEVRVRSGDAEVGEGILAEVAERGSDVLALAMSGANARTPLTERVLARAGCDVLVARHTGSRLSTDSRSAL
- a CDS encoding CsbD family protein gives rise to the protein MGEWTDKAKGRIKETAGVATGDRDLEAEGKKDTAKGELKGKVEDVKRAIKDAIDPDKPRGNGP
- a CDS encoding methyl-accepting chemotaxis protein, with the protein product MSTPSLPSPGALLRRLYLLRSLITTVAFTPALYVDMQLLDLNGDHERRIFLGVITPLVLGLCAVAQPLLVTPWLLRRALSSEGALRVQRLIRIPAALAFGEAMVSWFVGGILFNGGVAVLLDRPASVVFVGVAVAVSAGLFSCPLMFMAFEKVMMPTVLDAYARAPTAKPAGEGFAARQLWLLPATVVSALLVTCLTSIVTLHLRLERGLGALASDMKSRGDVVAAERVKATVRPLQEELVLPVVMFGGYAALGSILTAAWAARRLAKGARAVGTSLEALVDGRAAPPQWVSTDELGDLAANTWQLYRRLQELPRSLRSSAGDLAQAGNRLSQASNQQNQTLSRQAAALHQARATAQEIQQASTVTATRATSILRVAERAAAVGKLGEESLAGTEKGLASIRDIAAGLHEQMQDLEQRAREVGRVSEMVKALADQSHMLAINAAIEATRAGEHGKGFGVVARQMRDLADQSIQATNQVRGLLETMATATHQATALSDRGVEGVETSLVPLRTSGERLRELAALSQESATAVRQITEAVSQQHQGVDQLFAAVRELDELTTDTLRHLDTTQQAATAVSQATGQVSQLAQRYV